In Anaerolineae bacterium, one genomic interval encodes:
- a CDS encoding PIG-L family deacetylase — protein MPDKLTLAAIFAHPDDEAFGVGGTLSKYAHEGVDVHLITATLGEAGEVANPDFTFTQPLSVVREFELRCACKHYGVKELHLLGYIDGQTTVVPQGAAVYKIVKLLRQLKPQVVISFGPDGVYGHYDHLAVHRWATAAVQLAGQADCWPEAGSRHAVAKFYHRALPADQVAQMEKIMGRNYVPMDGVPFPFVGYPMAQITTVIDARDYAGTKLKGIRCHASQLAPENPYQQDFDVTANPLFWQETFILAHCRPDIRSNLPPERKEDDLFAGLR, from the coding sequence ATGCCTGACAAACTAACCCTGGCGGCTATTTTTGCTCATCCCGACGACGAAGCCTTTGGCGTCGGCGGCACTTTAAGCAAATACGCCCACGAAGGTGTGGATGTTCACCTGATCACGGCTACGTTGGGCGAAGCGGGTGAGGTGGCTAATCCTGATTTTACCTTTACCCAACCCTTGAGCGTGGTACGCGAGTTTGAACTTCGCTGCGCCTGCAAACATTACGGCGTCAAAGAGCTGCACCTGCTGGGCTACATTGATGGGCAAACCACCGTTGTGCCCCAGGGAGCGGCTGTTTACAAAATTGTCAAACTGCTGCGCCAACTCAAGCCCCAGGTGGTCATTTCGTTTGGCCCAGACGGCGTTTACGGCCATTACGACCATCTGGCCGTGCATCGTTGGGCCACCGCCGCGGTGCAATTGGCGGGCCAGGCCGACTGCTGGCCGGAAGCCGGTTCCCGGCACGCCGTCGCCAAATTTTATCATCGCGCTCTTCCCGCAGACCAGGTGGCCCAGATGGAAAAAATAATGGGCCGTAACTATGTGCCGATGGACGGCGTGCCGTTCCCCTTTGTGGGCTATCCCATGGCGCAGATTACCACGGTGATTGACGCCCGCGATTATGCCGGAACCAAACTGAAGGGCATTCGCTGCCATGCCAGCCAACTGGCCCCGGAAAATCCTTATCAGCAAGATTTTGACGTGACCGCCAACCCCTTGTTTTGGCAAGAAACATTTATCCTGGCCCACTGCCGGCCCGACATCCGGTCGAACCTTCCCCCCGAGCGCAAAGAGGATGACCTGTTTGCCGGCTTAAGATAA
- the greA gene encoding transcription elongation factor GreA, translating into MTDKPVYLTLEGKEKLEEELEYLVNVRRKEVAAEIQAAKEEGDITENSAYDEAKLTQGFVEGRIQTIEAQLRNAQIIDGNGKSDHIDVGSTVTVAEDGMGEETYYIVGSAEADPVNGRISNESPIGKALLGAKVGDTVMAETPGGAIMFKVIKIE; encoded by the coding sequence ATGACTGACAAACCAGTTTACCTGACTTTAGAGGGTAAAGAAAAATTAGAAGAGGAACTAGAATACCTGGTCAATGTTCGTCGCAAAGAAGTGGCTGCTGAAATTCAAGCGGCCAAGGAGGAGGGCGACATCACGGAAAATTCCGCCTACGATGAAGCCAAATTAACGCAAGGTTTTGTCGAAGGCCGGATCCAAACTATCGAAGCCCAACTGCGTAATGCCCAAATCATTGACGGCAATGGCAAATCTGACCACATAGACGTAGGCAGCACCGTGACCGTGGCCGAAGATGGAATGGGAGAGGAAACCTACTACATCGTTGGGTCGGCTGAAGCCGACCCGGTGAACGGCCGGATCTCCAACGAGTCTCCTATTGGCAAAGCCCTGTTGGGCGCCAAGGTTGGCGATACTGTTATGGCGGAGACTCCCGGCGGCGCAATTATGTTCAAGGTAATTAAGATCGAATAG
- a CDS encoding PspA/IM30 family protein has translation MAQSLFQKVQTLISANLHAMVDSALDANSVAVLDEYIRQAENNLDDLEDALVTVKGQVKTLKRKYEAFQAEAEALDADIDRLLKLGKDDLAVAAQSQYNSKADLAEEYRQQYQRQKVEADKLADARLKLEARLRTIKQEREHVLGLLELAKTKEIAAKSMKSLDALEGVGDSDIARVADKIRARLDRADAEVEMRADRLSSRMDDVLQKDRLEGQLAERRRRLQLAEMEEEAAEEEAATTSTSET, from the coding sequence ATGGCACAGTCATTATTCCAAAAAGTGCAAACCCTGATCTCGGCAAATTTACACGCAATGGTAGATAGCGCGCTCGACGCCAATTCAGTGGCCGTGTTGGATGAATATATTCGCCAGGCCGAAAACAATCTGGATGACCTGGAAGACGCCCTGGTCACAGTGAAGGGCCAAGTTAAAACCCTGAAACGCAAATACGAAGCTTTTCAGGCCGAAGCCGAGGCCCTGGACGCCGATATTGACCGCTTGCTCAAGTTAGGCAAAGACGACCTGGCCGTGGCCGCGCAGAGCCAATACAACTCTAAAGCCGACCTGGCCGAAGAGTATCGCCAGCAGTATCAGCGGCAAAAGGTTGAGGCCGACAAGCTGGCCGACGCCCGGCTCAAGCTGGAAGCCCGGCTGCGCACCATCAAACAGGAGCGCGAGCACGTATTGGGCTTGCTGGAATTGGCCAAAACCAAGGAAATCGCGGCCAAGAGCATGAAATCGTTGGATGCCCTGGAAGGCGTGGGCGATTCCGACATCGCCCGCGTGGCCGACAAAATCCGCGCCCGCCTGGACCGGGCCGACGCCGAAGTGGAAATGCGAGCCGACCGCCTGAGCAGTCGCATGGATGACGTGCTGCAAAAGGACAGGCTGGAAGGCCAATTGGCCGAACGCCGCCGCCGTTTGCAATTGGCGGAAATGGAAGAAGAGGCCGCCGAAGAAGAAGCGGCGACAACCAGCACCAGTGAGACCTAA
- a CDS encoding RusA family crossover junction endodeoxyribonuclease — protein sequence MSDIQRVRFTLPLPPSVNDQYTQVGKRRVLSKAHVAFKRNVRRKLHRLRVDEVITDNFIEMLQQGWVGLFFDFYFETPLRRDLDGGLKITQDAILEGLGINDNRVVDIHLVKRMAPTRPRVEVELEAIPRWQFDDEYVYLGQSENNEDETQSAQ from the coding sequence ATGAGCGACATTCAAAGGGTGCGTTTTACCCTGCCCCTGCCCCCCAGCGTGAACGACCAATACACCCAGGTGGGCAAGCGGCGGGTGCTTTCCAAAGCGCACGTGGCCTTTAAACGAAACGTGCGGCGGAAACTGCACCGCCTGCGCGTGGATGAGGTGATCACCGATAATTTTATAGAAATGCTCCAACAGGGCTGGGTGGGTTTATTCTTTGATTTTTACTTTGAGACTCCCCTCCGCCGCGATTTGGACGGCGGCCTGAAAATCACCCAGGACGCTATCCTGGAAGGCCTGGGCATCAACGACAACCGGGTGGTAGACATCCACCTGGTCAAACGCATGGCCCCTACCCGGCCCCGGGTGGAAGTAGAATTAGAAGCTATCCCCAGGTGGCAGTTTGACGACGAATACGTGTATTTAGGGCAGTCGGAGAACAATGAAGACGAAACACAATCTGCTCAATGA